A single region of the Halorussus gelatinilyticus genome encodes:
- a CDS encoding ABC transporter ATP-binding protein, whose protein sequence is MTLLEVENAHTYYGESHILEGVSLEVGEGEVVALVGRNGVGKTTTLRTILQLTPPSEGAVRYRGEDVTGLATHEVADRGVGWIPEERRIFTQLSVEENVKVAVPEGNDVRAAVERAFETFPDLRDHKDRDAGNLSGGQQQMLALSRGLVGDNDLLLVDEPSEGLAPLIVERVAEALNDAAEDTTILLVEQNLPLALDLADRFYVVDNGQVVESGNADETSADDERLRRYLSA, encoded by the coding sequence GTGACGCTACTCGAAGTGGAGAACGCTCACACCTACTACGGCGAGAGCCACATCCTCGAAGGCGTCTCGCTCGAAGTCGGCGAGGGAGAGGTGGTCGCGCTGGTGGGTCGGAACGGCGTCGGCAAGACGACGACGCTCCGGACCATCCTCCAGTTGACCCCGCCCAGCGAGGGCGCGGTCCGCTATCGCGGCGAAGACGTGACCGGACTGGCGACCCACGAGGTCGCCGACCGGGGCGTCGGCTGGATTCCCGAGGAGCGGCGCATCTTCACGCAGTTGTCCGTCGAAGAGAACGTCAAGGTCGCCGTCCCTGAGGGCAACGACGTTCGCGCGGCGGTCGAACGCGCCTTCGAGACGTTCCCCGATTTGCGGGACCACAAGGACCGCGACGCCGGGAACCTCTCGGGCGGCCAACAGCAGATGCTCGCGCTCTCGCGCGGACTGGTCGGCGACAACGACCTCCTGCTGGTGGACGAACCGAGCGAGGGTCTCGCGCCGCTCATCGTGGAGCGAGTCGCCGAGGCCCTGAACGACGCCGCCGAGGACACGACCATCCTGCTGGTCGAGCAGAACCTGCCGCTGGCGCTCGATTTGGCCGACCGGTTCTACGTCGTGGACAACGGACAGGTCGTCGAGTCCGGGAACGCCGACGAGACCTCGGCCGACGACGAACGACTCAGGAGGTATCTCAGCGCATGA
- a CDS encoding DUF7333 family protein → MEFNLPVTAAILVGIVALGTAALIGMEVMATTTVLMMVTPSMLVFGAIALFVGIKHGEYRATR, encoded by the coding sequence ATGGAGTTTAATTTGCCCGTGACCGCCGCGATACTGGTCGGAATCGTCGCGCTCGGAACGGCCGCGCTCATCGGGATGGAGGTCATGGCCACGACGACGGTGTTGATGATGGTGACGCCCTCGATGCTGGTGTTCGGCGCGATAGCGCTCTTCGTCGGGATCAAGCACGGCGAGTACCGGGCGACGCGATAA
- a CDS encoding phosphoadenosine phosphosulfate reductase family protein, translating to MPEDFPNYVDVDYSDGEGEDPEDYASMEHKIEKAIDVTRQGLEEYENPAVMWTGGKDSTLTLYFIKEVAEKFDLETPTAVFIDHFQHFDEIHDFVAKWEDEWDLDVVYASNDDVGDYAEENDLEPGDDIPIDALNEHNQHHVRDILEYEEDTFPFLLDTYVGNHLLKTVALNDTIEELDIDGIISGVRWDEQEARADETFFSPRHDPDIYPPHDRVQPILQFDERAVWDTFWHYVVPDTVEEYPDDGYVPEADDDLPNGLTQDDIPVSPKYFAGFRSLGSEVSTEKSDEEPAWLQDLEDTTERAGRAQDKEDLMERLRDLGYM from the coding sequence ATGCCCGAAGACTTCCCGAACTACGTAGACGTAGACTACAGTGACGGCGAAGGCGAGGACCCCGAGGACTACGCCTCGATGGAGCACAAGATCGAGAAGGCCATCGACGTGACCCGGCAGGGTCTCGAAGAGTACGAGAACCCGGCCGTGATGTGGACCGGCGGCAAGGACTCGACGCTCACGCTCTACTTCATCAAAGAAGTCGCCGAGAAGTTCGACCTCGAAACGCCGACTGCGGTGTTCATCGACCACTTCCAGCACTTCGACGAGATCCACGACTTCGTCGCCAAGTGGGAAGACGAGTGGGACCTCGACGTCGTCTACGCGAGCAACGACGACGTGGGCGACTACGCCGAGGAGAACGACCTCGAACCGGGCGACGACATCCCCATCGACGCGCTGAACGAGCACAACCAGCACCACGTCCGCGACATCCTGGAGTACGAGGAGGACACCTTCCCGTTCCTGCTCGACACCTACGTCGGCAACCACCTGCTGAAGACCGTCGCGCTCAACGACACCATCGAGGAACTCGACATCGACGGCATCATCTCCGGCGTCCGCTGGGACGAGCAGGAGGCCCGCGCGGACGAGACGTTCTTCTCCCCGCGCCACGATCCCGACATCTACCCGCCCCACGACCGCGTTCAGCCGATTCTCCAGTTCGACGAGCGCGCGGTCTGGGACACCTTCTGGCACTACGTCGTGCCGGACACCGTCGAGGAGTACCCCGACGACGGCTACGTCCCGGAAGCCGACGACGACCTGCCGAACGGTCTGACGCAGGACGACATCCCGGTCAGCCCCAAGTACTTCGCCGGATTCCGCTCGCTCGGTAGCGAGGTCAGCACCGAGAAGTCCGACGAAGAGCCTGCGTGGTTGCAGGACCTCGAAGACACGACCGAGCGCGCGGGCCGCGCCCAGGACAAAGAGGACCTGATGGAGCGCCTGCGCGACCTCGGCTACATGTAA
- a CDS encoding ABC transporter substrate-binding protein gives MDDSVSRRRWLTALGATGAAGLAGCTGGDGGQSTTTTSTTAAEETTESGMTETTATTTEQASVSGKVKLGVLQPTSGDLKYYGQQALWGFYSGLAHKAGTDPIGDASTGKKTVTVGDVDYELVVRDTQFSAKKAQSLATDLVMNEEVDMLFGCASSGAASRVIKTVAKQAQVPYMVGPAASAGITSSSETCGNMVFRASENTAMDARSGGKYVANQSDVSKVYLFGADYSFGKAVVNNYEQVLKDEGVEIVGKKFVPQGYSEWKGLLDNAQSAGAEGIVGGFTVATLPKLFTSFLNGSYDYRVFGGFATQITNSVVGQTLQKALGKPLTKEKLSKTGLGPFTTRYHWNQYDNDINSQFVDTYTSTYGVVPDLFTSGTFTAASAIVQAVNAGGSTQSADIAEALRGMTVTETPKGKNAYTFQKYNNQARSAMTVANPVPTTDEWADSWKAAIMPSEPLATIGAEEATIPKSGVDCSL, from the coding sequence GTGGATGACAGCGTTTCACGACGACGATGGCTCACCGCGCTCGGCGCGACCGGGGCGGCGGGACTCGCCGGTTGTACCGGCGGCGACGGTGGACAGAGTACGACGACTACGAGTACGACCGCGGCCGAAGAGACGACGGAGAGCGGCATGACCGAAACCACGGCGACGACGACGGAGCAGGCATCGGTCTCGGGCAAAGTGAAACTCGGCGTCCTTCAGCCGACGTCGGGCGACCTGAAGTACTACGGCCAGCAGGCGCTCTGGGGGTTCTACTCCGGCCTCGCGCACAAGGCCGGGACCGACCCCATCGGCGACGCCAGCACGGGCAAAAAGACCGTCACGGTCGGCGACGTGGACTACGAACTCGTCGTCCGGGACACCCAGTTCAGCGCGAAGAAGGCCCAGTCGCTGGCGACCGACCTCGTGATGAACGAGGAGGTGGACATGCTGTTCGGGTGTGCCTCCTCCGGAGCGGCCAGCCGCGTCATCAAGACGGTAGCGAAACAGGCCCAAGTCCCCTACATGGTCGGTCCGGCGGCCTCCGCGGGCATCACGAGTAGCTCCGAGACCTGCGGGAACATGGTCTTCCGCGCGAGCGAGAACACCGCGATGGACGCCCGCTCGGGCGGGAAGTACGTCGCCAACCAGTCGGACGTCTCGAAGGTGTACCTGTTCGGCGCGGACTACTCGTTCGGCAAGGCGGTCGTCAACAACTACGAGCAGGTCCTCAAGGACGAGGGCGTCGAAATCGTCGGCAAGAAGTTCGTCCCACAGGGGTACTCGGAGTGGAAGGGGCTGCTCGACAACGCCCAGAGCGCGGGCGCGGAGGGCATCGTCGGCGGGTTCACCGTCGCCACCCTGCCGAAACTGTTCACCTCGTTCCTCAACGGTAGCTACGACTACCGCGTGTTCGGCGGCTTCGCCACCCAGATCACCAACAGCGTCGTCGGCCAGACGCTCCAGAAGGCGCTGGGCAAGCCGCTCACGAAGGAGAAGCTCTCGAAGACGGGTCTCGGCCCGTTCACGACGCGCTACCACTGGAACCAGTACGACAACGACATCAACAGCCAGTTCGTGGACACCTACACCAGCACGTACGGCGTCGTCCCGGACCTGTTCACCTCGGGCACGTTCACGGCCGCGTCGGCCATCGTGCAGGCGGTCAACGCCGGCGGTTCGACCCAGAGCGCGGACATCGCGGAGGCGCTCCGCGGGATGACCGTCACGGAGACGCCGAAGGGGAAGAACGCCTACACCTTCCAGAAGTACAACAATCAGGCCCGGTCGGCGATGACCGTGGCGAACCCGGTCCCGACGACCGACGAGTGGGCCGACAGCTGGAAGGCCGCGATCATGCCCAGCGAACCGCTGGCGACCATCGGAGCCGAGGAAGCCACGATTCCCAAGAGCGGCGTGGACTGCTCGCTGTAG
- a CDS encoding SDR family NAD(P)-dependent oxidoreductase: MSDEVTPPEFAPEDALVVDDDRFAPENVALVTGAASGIGRATALVLAENGLTVVATDVDEDGLAETRERAADHDLRGTVETVAGDLREGVPDIVDAATDRGNVAFLANVAGMQHIDPIEEFPMEAYDRMQEVMVRAPVQLSKECLPHMRENGFGCVGNMASVHGHYVTSDKVAYNVAKFGIRGLTQSLAAESEATDADVRAFSVSTGYVKTPLVTDQIPDTAEQRGISVREVVEDVMLGQSRSREMMTPVEVANLFAFGFSKHASHLNGGDLRFDDGMTLTYE; this comes from the coding sequence ATGTCCGACGAAGTGACACCGCCGGAGTTCGCGCCCGAAGACGCCCTCGTCGTGGACGACGACCGGTTCGCGCCCGAGAACGTCGCGCTCGTCACGGGCGCAGCCTCGGGCATCGGGCGCGCGACGGCGCTCGTGCTGGCGGAGAACGGCCTGACCGTGGTCGCCACCGACGTAGACGAGGACGGCCTCGCCGAGACCCGCGAGAGGGCCGCAGACCACGACCTACGGGGCACCGTCGAGACCGTCGCGGGCGACCTGCGGGAAGGCGTGCCCGACATCGTGGACGCGGCGACCGACCGCGGAAACGTCGCCTTCCTCGCCAACGTCGCGGGGATGCAACACATCGACCCCATCGAGGAGTTCCCGATGGAGGCCTACGACCGGATGCAGGAAGTCATGGTGCGCGCGCCGGTCCAGTTGTCCAAGGAGTGTCTGCCTCACATGCGCGAGAACGGCTTCGGTTGCGTCGGCAACATGGCGTCGGTCCACGGCCACTACGTCACCAGCGACAAGGTGGCCTACAACGTGGCGAAGTTCGGCATCCGGGGTCTCACCCAGTCTCTCGCCGCCGAGAGCGAGGCGACCGACGCCGACGTTCGCGCGTTCTCGGTCAGCACGGGCTACGTGAAGACGCCGCTCGTCACCGACCAGATTCCCGACACCGCCGAACAGCGCGGCATCTCCGTTCGGGAGGTCGTCGAGGACGTGATGCTCGGCCAGTCGCGTAGTAGGGAGATGATGACGCCCGTCGAGGTCGCCAACCTGTTCGCGTTCGGCTTCTCGAAACACGCCAGCCACCTCAACGGCGGCGACCTGCGCTTCGACGACGGGATGACACTGACCTACGAGTAG
- a CDS encoding SHOCT domain-containing protein produces MNESPDHSTFRALHRLVEHYTSDGTLGRTLLGGTALLLAPFLFLGASSILFGGTTYLPVAFFGLVSFVVSVPTFFVGLLTLWPVYLSLIGNVESPELYPDGASTPESDGERESAEAILKRRYAAGELSREEFERQLDAVMETSGGDGERATSRDRPRDERRERVRNR; encoded by the coding sequence ATGAACGAGTCACCCGACCACTCCACCTTCCGCGCCCTCCACCGACTCGTGGAACACTACACGTCCGACGGGACGCTCGGACGGACGCTGCTCGGCGGGACCGCCCTGCTCCTCGCGCCGTTCCTGTTCCTCGGCGCGTCGTCGATTCTCTTCGGCGGGACGACCTATCTTCCCGTCGCGTTCTTCGGACTGGTCTCGTTCGTCGTCAGCGTCCCGACGTTCTTCGTCGGGTTACTGACCCTCTGGCCGGTGTACCTCTCGCTCATCGGCAACGTCGAGTCCCCCGAACTGTACCCCGACGGCGCGAGTACGCCGGAGTCCGACGGCGAGCGCGAGAGCGCGGAGGCGATTTTGAAACGCCGGTACGCCGCCGGGGAACTCTCCCGCGAGGAGTTCGAGCGCCAACTCGACGCGGTGATGGAGACCTCGGGCGGCGACGGCGAACGTGCAACCTCCCGCGACCGGCCCCGCGACGAACGCCGCGAGCGCGTCCGAAATCGCTGA
- a CDS encoding branched-chain amino acid ABC transporter permease translates to MAGFVDALGRFLRPQNLAAVFVDGLAKAAIYVMIAGGLTLIFGLMGVLNFAHGSMTMIGAYLGGLIMIALVGGGVGFGANLLFFFVALAATFALLAGLGGVVEVGLIRRLYDRPPVYQILLTFGLTLILDELVRIAVLFYGMQPSSDWQSALGTKPSALAASVDLGIVSVSGLSLFEIAFGTATVAGLWAFLTRTRYGMIIRAGSEDAEMTEALGIDVRRVFTVVFALGAGVAGAAGTLLMWDPAWGASVPLAADTLLPAFVVVIIGGLGTFRGTVVAAVIVGMTDATMTWWFVNEIDFAGLPEMTIFLILVVMLVLRPQGLFGVEEVGGH, encoded by the coding sequence ATGGCGGGGTTCGTGGACGCGCTGGGACGGTTCCTGCGCCCGCAGAATCTGGCTGCCGTCTTCGTGGACGGACTGGCGAAGGCCGCCATCTACGTGATGATAGCCGGCGGCCTGACGCTCATCTTCGGGCTGATGGGCGTGCTGAACTTCGCCCACGGCTCGATGACGATGATCGGCGCGTATCTGGGCGGACTGATAATGATCGCGCTCGTCGGCGGTGGCGTCGGCTTCGGCGCGAACCTGCTGTTCTTCTTCGTCGCGCTGGCCGCGACGTTCGCGCTACTGGCGGGACTGGGCGGCGTCGTGGAGGTCGGACTCATCCGACGGCTCTACGACCGCCCGCCCGTCTACCAGATTCTGCTCACCTTCGGGCTGACGCTGATTCTGGACGAACTCGTCCGCATCGCCGTCCTGTTCTACGGGATGCAACCGTCCAGCGACTGGCAGTCCGCGCTCGGGACGAAACCGAGTGCGCTCGCCGCGTCGGTCGATTTGGGCATCGTCTCGGTCAGCGGCCTCTCGCTGTTCGAAATCGCCTTCGGGACCGCGACCGTCGCGGGCCTCTGGGCGTTCCTCACCCGGACGCGGTACGGCATGATAATCCGGGCCGGGAGCGAGGACGCGGAGATGACCGAGGCGCTGGGCATCGACGTGCGCCGGGTGTTCACCGTCGTCTTCGCCTTGGGTGCGGGCGTGGCGGGCGCGGCCGGGACGCTGTTGATGTGGGACCCCGCGTGGGGTGCCAGCGTTCCCCTCGCCGCGGACACCCTGCTCCCGGCGTTCGTGGTCGTCATCATCGGCGGTCTCGGCACCTTCCGGGGCACCGTCGTCGCGGCGGTCATCGTCGGAATGACCGACGCCACGATGACGTGGTGGTTCGTCAACGAGATCGACTTCGCGGGCCTGCCCGAGATGACCATCTTCCTCATCCTCGTGGTGATGCTCGTCCTGCGCCCGCAGGGGCTGTTCGGCGTCGAGGAGGTGGGCGGCCATTAG
- a CDS encoding ABC transporter ATP-binding protein gives MLRTSGLTKEFGGLTAVDDVDFALEDGELCSLIGPNGAGKTTFFNLLTGVLTPTRGTVEVRRESGGWRDVTDATPYETANLGLHRSYQITNVFPTSTVLENVRVAAQAASNDGAKLWRNAKAFEAHREEARAILDRVGLADEADTAAESLSHGAKRQLEVGIALAGDPDVLLMDEPNAGVSSESVDRIIDLIEDVATDHAVLLVEHNMDIVMNVSDRVVVLNQGAVIAEGTPEEVRGDPTVQEAYLGGYEAGSLDADETATDSPDAGTDAEEGTA, from the coding sequence ATGTTGCGAACCTCGGGATTGACGAAGGAGTTCGGCGGTCTCACGGCCGTCGACGACGTGGACTTCGCGCTGGAGGACGGCGAGTTGTGTTCGCTCATCGGTCCCAACGGTGCCGGAAAGACCACGTTCTTCAATCTGCTGACGGGCGTGTTGACCCCGACCCGCGGAACCGTCGAGGTCCGACGCGAGTCGGGCGGGTGGCGCGACGTGACCGACGCCACGCCCTACGAGACCGCGAACCTCGGTCTCCACCGCTCGTATCAGATAACGAACGTATTTCCGACCAGCACGGTGCTGGAGAACGTCCGCGTCGCCGCGCAGGCCGCCAGTAACGACGGCGCGAAGCTCTGGCGCAACGCGAAGGCCTTCGAGGCCCACCGCGAGGAAGCGCGCGCCATCCTCGACCGCGTCGGTCTCGCGGACGAGGCCGACACCGCGGCCGAGAGCCTGAGCCACGGCGCGAAGCGCCAGTTGGAGGTCGGCATCGCGCTCGCGGGCGACCCCGACGTGCTGCTCATGGACGAACCCAACGCCGGGGTCTCCTCCGAGAGCGTGGACCGCATCATCGACCTCATCGAGGACGTCGCCACGGACCACGCGGTCCTGCTGGTCGAGCACAACATGGACATCGTGATGAACGTCTCGGACCGCGTGGTGGTCCTGAATCAGGGCGCGGTCATCGCGGAGGGCACGCCCGAGGAAGTGCGGGGCGACCCGACCGTGCAGGAGGCGTATCTCGGCGGCTACGAGGCCGGAAGCCTCGACGCCGACGAGACCGCGACCGACTCGCCGGACGCCGGGACCGACGCGGAGGAGGGAACGGCGTGA
- a CDS encoding glutaredoxin family protein, whose translation MTFQPESELTEEEVRDRVDSAIEDNDVVLFMKGNELMPQCGYSQKALELIQQYRDDYETVDVLDALAEYRAALEDHSGWETIPQTYVNGEFVGGSDVLAELDERGELETELSA comes from the coding sequence ATGACTTTCCAGCCGGAAAGCGAACTGACCGAAGAAGAGGTTCGAGACCGCGTGGACTCGGCCATCGAGGACAACGACGTCGTCCTCTTCATGAAGGGCAACGAGCTGATGCCCCAGTGTGGCTACTCCCAGAAGGCGCTCGAACTGATTCAGCAGTACCGCGACGACTACGAGACGGTGGACGTGCTGGACGCCCTCGCGGAGTACCGCGCCGCGCTGGAGGACCACAGCGGTTGGGAGACGATCCCCCAGACGTACGTGAACGGCGAGTTCGTCGGCGGGAGCGACGTGCTGGCGGAACTCGACGAACGCGGCGAGCTCGAAACCGAGCTGTCGGCTTGA
- a CDS encoding helix-turn-helix domain-containing protein, with translation MIDITMDMEQYDCPFIDTTDDHAVGFSAIQWDFDRVNDRLETRMMVEGESRGALSDGLSTLRDHENMHDYALLTRRDNVAHIRTVIGETDAMETVRDNDGYITGPFHIEEGSEVWHVGFDGIKETDTTLSELDRGNEYEVIDRKNTELPQMQDFVQNAGAAMTLIEGCRDLSDVERETLETAVSDGYFENPRGATLGHLADEFDVSKPAVSKNLRRGQQKMIQRVVEALDELE, from the coding sequence ATGATAGATATCACGATGGACATGGAGCAGTACGACTGCCCGTTCATCGACACTACCGACGACCACGCGGTCGGCTTCTCGGCCATCCAGTGGGACTTCGACAGGGTGAACGACCGACTCGAGACGCGGATGATGGTCGAAGGCGAGAGCCGCGGGGCGCTCTCGGACGGTCTCTCGACCCTGCGGGACCACGAGAACATGCACGACTACGCCCTGTTGACCCGCCGGGACAACGTCGCCCACATCCGGACGGTCATCGGCGAGACCGACGCGATGGAGACGGTTCGGGACAACGACGGCTACATCACCGGTCCCTTCCACATCGAGGAGGGGAGCGAAGTCTGGCACGTCGGCTTCGACGGCATCAAGGAGACCGACACGACGCTCTCGGAACTGGACCGGGGCAACGAGTACGAGGTCATCGACCGGAAGAACACGGAACTCCCCCAGATGCAGGACTTCGTGCAGAACGCCGGGGCCGCGATGACGCTCATCGAGGGGTGTCGGGACCTCTCGGACGTGGAGCGCGAGACGCTGGAGACCGCCGTCTCGGACGGCTACTTCGAGAATCCGCGGGGCGCGACGCTCGGCCACCTCGCCGACGAGTTCGACGTGTCCAAACCCGCGGTGTCGAAGAACCTCCGGCGTGGCCAGCAGAAGATGATTCAGCGTGTGGTGGAAGCGCTGGACGAACTGGAATAA
- the gfcR gene encoding transcriptional regulator GfcR has product MKNVDDLIESAAELAQQGLSKGEIADELNVSRETASWLVERSSTGATATTTTTEPAGGPHDIHVDWSALGRDSNRLYHAGAAMADLLENQDEEVDLTIGIEKAGAPLATAVARELDTDLGTYAPSKHQWEEGDIEDLGGTFSRNFAQIRDRECYVVDDTITSGTTMTETVEAIREEGGEPVACVVLVDKQGVEDVAGVPVHSLINVVRVGDDD; this is encoded by the coding sequence ATGAAGAACGTAGACGACCTCATCGAGAGCGCGGCAGAACTCGCCCAGCAGGGGCTATCGAAGGGCGAAATCGCGGACGAACTCAACGTCTCGCGGGAGACCGCGAGTTGGCTGGTCGAACGGAGCAGCACCGGCGCGACCGCGACCACGACGACGACCGAACCCGCGGGCGGTCCCCACGACATCCACGTCGATTGGTCGGCGCTCGGCCGGGACAGCAACCGACTTTACCACGCCGGGGCCGCGATGGCCGACCTCCTCGAAAATCAGGACGAGGAGGTGGACCTGACCATCGGCATCGAGAAGGCGGGCGCGCCGCTGGCCACCGCCGTCGCGCGCGAACTCGACACCGACCTCGGAACCTACGCGCCGAGCAAACACCAGTGGGAGGAAGGCGACATCGAGGACCTCGGCGGAACGTTCTCGCGGAACTTCGCCCAGATTCGGGACCGCGAGTGTTACGTCGTGGACGACACCATCACCAGCGGGACGACCATGACCGAGACGGTCGAGGCCATCCGCGAGGAGGGCGGCGAACCGGTCGCCTGCGTCGTTCTCGTGGACAAACAGGGCGTCGAGGACGTCGCGGGCGTGCCCGTCCACTCGCTCATCAACGTGGTCCGGGTCGGCGACGACGACTAA
- a CDS encoding aldo/keto reductase — MAQREELDDAQLLDGMPRLGLGTWENTDAETCAESVRQALDMGYRHIDTAQAYDNEEHVGEGIANADVDREDVFLATKIWTSNLSHDDVIHTAKESLDKLGTDYVDLLYVHWPANEYDPEDTLSAFDQLYDDGLIENVGVSNFEPRHLDEAQDVLDAPVFANQVEMHPLLPQDELVEYGQNNDVNLVAYSPLARGQVFDVPEIEEVAEKHDASPAQVSLAWLLQRDGVAAIPKASSEDHIRDNWGALDLELDDEDVEKIESIDRRERQVDPDFGPWN; from the coding sequence ATGGCTCAACGCGAGGAACTCGACGACGCGCAGCTACTGGACGGAATGCCCCGACTCGGTCTCGGCACGTGGGAGAACACCGACGCCGAGACCTGCGCCGAGAGCGTCCGACAGGCGCTCGACATGGGGTACCGCCACATCGACACCGCCCAAGCGTACGACAACGAGGAGCACGTCGGCGAGGGCATCGCGAACGCCGACGTGGACCGCGAGGACGTCTTCCTCGCAACGAAGATCTGGACGAGCAACCTCTCGCACGACGACGTGATTCACACCGCGAAGGAGAGCCTCGACAAGCTCGGTACCGACTACGTGGACCTGCTGTACGTCCACTGGCCCGCCAACGAGTACGACCCCGAGGACACCCTGTCGGCGTTCGACCAGCTCTACGACGACGGTCTCATCGAGAACGTCGGCGTCTCGAACTTCGAGCCGCGCCATCTGGACGAGGCCCAGGACGTCCTCGACGCGCCGGTGTTCGCCAATCAGGTCGAGATGCACCCGCTGCTCCCGCAGGACGAACTGGTCGAGTACGGCCAAAACAACGACGTGAACCTCGTAGCGTACTCGCCGCTGGCCCGCGGGCAGGTCTTCGACGTGCCCGAAATCGAAGAGGTCGCCGAGAAACACGACGCCTCTCCCGCGCAGGTCAGCCTCGCATGGCTCCTCCAGCGCGACGGCGTGGCCGCGATTCCGAAGGCCTCCAGCGAAGACCACATTCGGGACAACTGGGGCGCGCTCGACCTCGAACTGGACGACGAGGACGTCGAGAAGATAGAGAGCATCGACCGGCGCGAGCGGCAGGTGGACCCCGACTTCGGCCCGTGGAACTGA
- a CDS encoding DUF7110 family protein, whose product MTGQVYRLHSTLELPLENVYDYFEEDPDLPPSIASVDITRRKNTLIISAVADDDSISKYTPTAQLKASISETRVYTEEEQKRREGPRWGDDAEELDEEEDDEPMGELIEVAAFKGDRETVLQNTALQYPMFLVLCNIARLAEKGTLTAITEQDGDLQATRIVDGEDRPASIEVVEGPDSSNSGSSGVDWRDNEFI is encoded by the coding sequence ATGACGGGGCAAGTATATCGACTTCACTCGACGCTCGAACTGCCGCTGGAAAACGTCTACGACTACTTCGAGGAGGACCCCGACCTCCCCCCGAGCATCGCCAGCGTGGATATCACCCGGCGCAAGAACACGCTCATCATCAGCGCCGTCGCGGACGACGATAGCATCAGCAAGTACACGCCGACGGCGCAACTCAAAGCCTCGATTTCGGAGACGCGCGTCTACACCGAAGAGGAGCAGAAGCGACGAGAGGGGCCGCGGTGGGGCGACGACGCCGAGGAACTCGACGAGGAAGAGGACGACGAGCCGATGGGCGAACTCATCGAGGTCGCCGCGTTCAAGGGCGACCGCGAGACCGTCCTCCAGAACACGGCGCTCCAGTACCCGATGTTCCTCGTCCTCTGTAACATCGCGCGACTCGCCGAGAAGGGAACGCTGACCGCGATTACGGAACAGGACGGCGACCTGCAAGCGACTCGTATCGTCGACGGCGAGGACCGGCCCGCTTCCATCGAAGTGGTCGAGGGACCCGACTCCTCGAACTCCGGGTCGAGCGGGGTCGATTGGCGGGACAACGAGTTTATCTGA